Proteins encoded by one window of Paraburkholderia terrae:
- the oxlT gene encoding oxalate/formate MFS antiporter, which produces MKTEHQEGPSSWYASPWVQLVFGVVCMAMIANMQYGWTLFVNPIDEKYHWGRAAIQVAFTIFVVTETWLVPIEGYLVDKYGPKPVVVGGGLLCAVAWVINSMASSLPLLYTAAAIGGIGAGAVYGTCVGNALKWFPTRRGLAAGITAAGFGAGSAATVVPIANMIKHSGYEATFLWFGLGQGIVVFLLGMFLLSPPASVLASAKNALSSAKRLVHNATPREVVSAPVFWVMYLMFVMMAAGGLMATAQLGPIAKDFGLHDSPVSLLGLTLPALTFALTIDRVLNGLTRPFFGWISDRIGRENTMFIAFAIEAVGILALSKFGQSPVAFVVLTGIVFFAWGEIYSLFPATCGDTFGPKFAATNAGLLYTAKGTAALLVPFTSIVTAATGSWHAVFMLASGMAAVAAFLALFVLKPMRRAYTLQHSEASLDTPYGSSTRISDSARISAEGG; this is translated from the coding sequence ATGAAGACAGAGCATCAGGAAGGGCCGTCGTCGTGGTACGCATCACCGTGGGTACAGCTCGTATTCGGCGTGGTCTGCATGGCGATGATCGCCAACATGCAGTACGGCTGGACCCTGTTCGTCAACCCGATCGACGAGAAGTATCACTGGGGCCGCGCGGCCATTCAGGTTGCGTTCACAATCTTCGTCGTGACGGAAACATGGCTCGTGCCGATTGAAGGCTACCTCGTCGACAAGTACGGGCCGAAGCCTGTCGTGGTCGGCGGCGGGCTGCTGTGCGCCGTCGCCTGGGTGATCAACTCGATGGCGTCGTCGCTGCCGCTGCTGTACACCGCGGCCGCCATCGGCGGGATCGGCGCGGGCGCTGTCTACGGCACGTGCGTCGGCAATGCGCTGAAGTGGTTTCCGACCCGCCGCGGTCTCGCCGCCGGGATCACGGCAGCCGGTTTCGGTGCGGGTTCGGCGGCGACCGTCGTGCCGATCGCCAACATGATCAAGCACAGCGGCTACGAGGCGACCTTCCTGTGGTTCGGCCTCGGCCAGGGCATCGTCGTGTTCCTGCTCGGCATGTTCCTGCTCTCGCCGCCCGCCAGCGTGCTGGCGTCCGCGAAGAACGCGCTGTCCAGTGCCAAGCGCCTCGTGCATAACGCGACGCCGCGCGAAGTGGTGTCCGCACCCGTCTTCTGGGTCATGTACCTGATGTTCGTGATGATGGCGGCAGGCGGCCTGATGGCGACGGCGCAGCTCGGGCCGATCGCGAAGGACTTCGGCTTGCACGACTCGCCCGTTTCGCTGCTCGGCCTGACGTTGCCCGCGCTGACCTTCGCACTGACGATCGACCGCGTGCTCAACGGCCTGACACGTCCGTTCTTCGGCTGGATCTCGGATCGCATCGGCCGCGAAAACACGATGTTCATCGCGTTCGCCATCGAGGCGGTCGGCATTCTCGCGCTGTCGAAGTTCGGTCAGAGCCCGGTCGCGTTCGTCGTGCTGACGGGCATCGTGTTCTTCGCGTGGGGCGAAATCTACAGCCTGTTCCCCGCCACCTGCGGCGACACGTTCGGACCGAAGTTCGCGGCCACCAACGCCGGCTTGCTGTACACGGCGAAGGGCACGGCAGCACTGCTGGTGCCGTTCACGAGCATCGTCACGGCCGCGACGGGCAGCTGGCACGCCGTGTTCATGCTCGCGTCGGGCATGGCCGCCGTCGCCGCGTTCCTGGCGCTCTTCGTGCTCAAGCCGATGCGCCGCGCTTACACGCTCCAGCATTCGGAGGCGTCGCTAGACACGCCGTACGGTTCGTCGACACGCATCAGCGACTCGGCGCGTATTTCGGCTGAAGGAGGCTGA
- a CDS encoding AAA family ATPase: MDREELLEDWRTLALDIEHQVENAVIGQPETIRLINVALFARGHVLLEGGVGVGKTTILRAFARAIGGDFERVEGTIDLMPGDLVYHTYVDAEGKPRIEPGPLIKHGERLATFFFNEINRARPQVQSLLLRAMAERSVFAFDREYRFPYMTVFADRNKVEKEETFELAAAARDRFMFELNMSTPDDAAARRALVFDPDFHDTEALLARVTTDVLPWQRLNAIGASIQRTIHASEAIERYALDIWRATENPLQFDITLDDVDMQRLILAGASPRGMSALLRAARVVAWLDGRTYLMPEDIHRVLLPTLGHRVYFTPIYELRRQELSDALMTQIVSRIAAP; encoded by the coding sequence ATGGACCGCGAAGAGCTACTCGAAGACTGGCGCACGCTCGCGCTCGATATCGAGCATCAGGTGGAAAACGCAGTCATCGGGCAGCCCGAGACCATCCGGCTGATCAACGTCGCGCTGTTCGCGCGCGGCCACGTGCTGCTCGAAGGCGGTGTCGGCGTCGGCAAGACGACGATCCTGCGCGCGTTCGCACGGGCGATCGGCGGCGATTTCGAGCGCGTCGAAGGGACGATCGACCTGATGCCGGGCGATCTCGTCTATCACACGTACGTCGATGCCGAGGGCAAGCCGCGCATCGAGCCCGGACCGCTCATCAAGCACGGCGAACGGCTCGCCACCTTCTTCTTCAACGAGATCAACCGTGCGCGCCCGCAGGTGCAATCGCTGCTGTTGCGCGCGATGGCCGAGCGCTCGGTGTTCGCATTCGATCGCGAATACCGCTTTCCTTATATGACCGTGTTCGCCGATCGCAACAAGGTCGAGAAGGAAGAAACGTTCGAACTCGCGGCGGCGGCGCGCGACCGATTCATGTTCGAACTGAATATGTCGACGCCCGACGACGCGGCCGCACGGCGCGCGCTCGTCTTCGATCCCGACTTCCACGACACGGAAGCGCTGCTCGCACGCGTCACGACCGACGTGCTGCCGTGGCAAAGACTGAACGCGATCGGCGCGAGCATTCAACGGACGATACACGCGAGCGAGGCGATCGAACGTTACGCGCTCGACATCTGGCGCGCGACCGAAAACCCGTTGCAGTTCGATATCACGCTCGACGACGTGGACATGCAGCGCCTGATTCTCGCCGGCGCGAGCCCGCGCGGCATGAGCGCGCTGCTGCGGGCGGCGCGCGTGGTCGCGTGGCTCGACGGGCGCACGTATCTGATGCCAGAAGACATCCACCGCGTGCTGCTGCCGACGCTCGGGCACCGCGTGTACTTCACGCCCATCTACGAGTTGCGCCGCCAGGAACTCTCCGATGCGCTGATGACGCAGATCGTTTCGAGGATCGCGGCGCCGTGA
- a CDS encoding DUF58 domain-containing protein, whose protein sequence is MNTLAEFQYRLPVRVSGARPGGHRGSSVGIGQEFAAHTRLFDHPDPRRIDVRASIRSVQREWLVRVHRQRVAVPVHAVVDVSASMRFGAASTKLEVAAAFVEALGHSAFRIGDPVGMLAFDDDAREDLFVPTRHARGMGPLMAELLRDCAPRQTRTQSRERGLRDIATRLAGRACLVFLVSDFHWPLAALPGLLDTLTHAWVVPVVLWDRAEIEPPSHNGWMSLVDIESGEMRSMWMRDSVRERWRSAVTERRAQINALFARHGIRPFFNQGTFEPEALSRYFLEMTA, encoded by the coding sequence GTGAACACGCTTGCGGAGTTCCAGTACCGGCTGCCCGTGCGGGTGTCGGGCGCGCGTCCCGGCGGGCATCGTGGGTCGAGCGTCGGCATCGGCCAGGAGTTCGCCGCGCACACGCGGCTCTTCGATCACCCCGATCCACGCCGGATCGATGTACGCGCAAGCATTCGCAGTGTGCAGCGCGAATGGCTCGTGCGCGTACATCGGCAGCGCGTGGCCGTGCCCGTGCATGCCGTCGTCGATGTGTCCGCGTCGATGCGCTTCGGCGCCGCGAGCACGAAGCTCGAAGTGGCCGCCGCGTTTGTCGAAGCACTCGGGCATAGCGCGTTTCGCATCGGCGACCCGGTCGGCATGCTCGCATTCGACGACGACGCGCGCGAGGATCTTTTCGTGCCCACGCGGCACGCGCGTGGCATGGGTCCGTTGATGGCGGAGTTGTTGCGCGATTGCGCGCCGCGGCAAACGCGCACGCAGTCGCGCGAGCGCGGCTTGCGCGATATCGCGACGCGTCTTGCCGGCCGCGCGTGTCTCGTCTTTCTCGTGTCCGATTTTCATTGGCCACTGGCTGCGCTGCCGGGACTGCTCGACACGCTGACTCACGCGTGGGTCGTGCCCGTCGTGCTGTGGGACCGCGCGGAAATCGAGCCGCCGTCGCACAACGGCTGGATGTCGCTGGTCGATATCGAATCGGGCGAAATGCGCTCGATGTGGATGCGCGATTCCGTCCGCGAGCGCTGGCGCAGCGCCGTCACGGAACGTCGCGCGCAGATCAATGCGCTGTTCGCGCGTCACGGCATCCGCCCGTTCTTCAATCAAGGCACGTTCGAACCCGAAGCGCTCAGCCGCTACTTTCTCGAGATGACGGCATGA
- a CDS encoding vWA domain-containing protein, which yields MSTPPDFLYPWALVLLPLAALPLLRRSIDTLPYSWVAWLPHDRAGRVIAFIWRATAMVALAAVIVGLAGPGWSGEQTRITGTGAEILILMDGSGSMNQPISSGSMNVADAPTAGETKNQMARDAITAFVAQRVNDRFAFMLFGTHPMLAVPFTRDRTVIDAAIAATGIGRGTPDTLLDRGIQYAVELFDGRARMSSRAIVLVSDGGARLDDVAREQIRAGLSRNGVAFYFVYLRSGIYSPDLHVRPADTDHSPEAELHRFFLSLPTPYRLYQADSPQQVARAMSDIARNENAPVSFIERLPRQDRSTWCYATALVCCALLIGVWFMQKRSLR from the coding sequence ATGAGCACGCCGCCCGATTTCCTCTATCCGTGGGCGCTCGTTTTGCTGCCGCTCGCCGCGTTGCCGCTGCTGCGCCGAAGCATCGATACGCTGCCGTATTCGTGGGTCGCGTGGCTGCCGCACGATCGCGCGGGCCGCGTCATCGCGTTCATCTGGCGCGCCACCGCGATGGTCGCGCTCGCGGCGGTGATCGTCGGGCTTGCGGGGCCGGGCTGGTCCGGCGAGCAGACGCGCATCACGGGAACGGGCGCGGAGATCCTGATTCTGATGGACGGCAGCGGCAGCATGAACCAGCCGATCAGCAGCGGATCGATGAATGTCGCCGACGCGCCCACGGCAGGCGAAACCAAAAACCAGATGGCGCGCGATGCGATCACCGCGTTCGTCGCGCAACGCGTGAACGATCGCTTCGCGTTCATGCTGTTCGGCACGCATCCCATGCTGGCCGTCCCCTTCACGCGCGACCGCACGGTGATCGACGCCGCGATTGCCGCAACGGGCATCGGGCGCGGCACGCCGGATACCTTGCTCGACCGCGGCATCCAGTATGCCGTCGAACTGTTCGATGGCCGCGCGCGCATGAGCAGCCGCGCGATCGTGCTGGTCTCGGACGGCGGCGCGCGGCTCGACGACGTGGCGCGCGAGCAGATACGCGCGGGGCTGTCGCGCAACGGCGTCGCGTTTTACTTCGTCTATCTGCGCAGCGGCATTTATAGCCCCGACCTGCACGTGCGTCCCGCCGATACCGACCATTCGCCCGAAGCCGAACTTCACCGCTTCTTCCTGTCGCTGCCGACACCCTATCGTCTCTATCAGGCCGACAGCCCACAGCAGGTTGCGCGCGCGATGAGCGATATCGCGCGCAATGAAAACGCGCCCGTGTCGTTCATCGAGCGGCTGCCGAGACAGGATCGCAGCACGTGGTGTTACGCGACGGCGCTTGTCTGCTGCGCGCTGCTGATCGGCGTGTGGTTCATGCAAAAGCGGAGCCTGCGATGA
- a CDS encoding winged helix-turn-helix transcriptional regulator — MRKVYTAATAAADVEAVFRLLEGRWKLVILFHLFGGQVQRFSDLEKLIPGISQKMLAQQLRQLEADGIVERKQYPQVPPKVEYRMTEWGQALCPALDSLLKWSEEKNVNKEDVIQTNMNRVGES; from the coding sequence ATGAGGAAGGTTTATACGGCCGCAACGGCCGCCGCCGATGTCGAAGCCGTTTTTCGTTTGCTCGAAGGACGCTGGAAACTGGTGATTCTTTTTCATCTCTTTGGCGGCCAGGTGCAGCGCTTCTCGGACCTCGAGAAGCTGATTCCCGGCATTTCGCAAAAGATGCTCGCTCAACAGCTGCGCCAACTTGAAGCGGACGGCATCGTCGAGCGGAAGCAATATCCGCAGGTGCCGCCCAAGGTCGAATACCGGATGACCGAGTGGGGACAGGCATTGTGTCCCGCGCTCGATTCACTGCTGAAATGGTCCGAAGAAAAGAACGTGAATAAAGAGGACGTGATTCAAACGAACATGAATCGCGTCGGAGAATCGTGA
- a CDS encoding SDR family oxidoreductase translates to MALNALNLAGMRTLVTAGTKGIGKAVVERFVELGATVLTTARTHTQDIDAQHFVAADLSTEQGCANVARAVQERLGGIDAIVHVLGGSSAPAGGFGALGDDEWQKELDLNLFPAVRLDRALLPAMIAQGKGVVIHVTSIQNRLPLPESTTAYAAAKAALSAYSKSLSKEVTQKGIRVVRVSPGWVETEAAVALAERLAAEAGTDYEGGKAIIMKSLGGIPLGRPAKPAEVADLIAFLASPLASAISGTEYVIDGGTVPTV, encoded by the coding sequence ATGGCATTGAACGCATTGAACCTCGCAGGCATGCGCACGCTCGTCACGGCAGGCACGAAGGGCATCGGCAAAGCGGTCGTCGAGCGCTTCGTCGAACTGGGCGCGACGGTGTTGACGACTGCGCGCACGCACACGCAGGATATCGACGCACAACACTTCGTGGCTGCTGATCTGAGCACCGAACAGGGTTGCGCGAACGTCGCGCGCGCGGTTCAGGAAAGGCTTGGCGGTATCGATGCAATCGTACACGTGCTCGGTGGTTCATCCGCGCCCGCCGGCGGCTTTGGTGCGCTCGGCGACGACGAATGGCAAAAGGAACTCGACCTCAATCTCTTTCCGGCAGTGCGGCTCGATCGCGCGCTTTTGCCGGCCATGATTGCGCAGGGAAAAGGCGTCGTGATTCATGTGACGTCGATTCAGAACCGTCTGCCGTTGCCCGAATCGACGACCGCTTATGCGGCCGCGAAGGCTGCGTTATCGGCGTATAGCAAATCGCTGTCGAAGGAAGTGACGCAGAAAGGCATCCGGGTCGTGCGCGTATCGCCCGGCTGGGTCGAAACGGAAGCCGCCGTCGCATTGGCGGAACGTCTCGCTGCTGAAGCGGGCACCGACTACGAAGGCGGCAAGGCGATCATCATGAAGTCGCTCGGCGGGATTCCACTCGGTCGTCCGGCGAAGCCTGCGGAAGTCGCGGATCTGATCGCGTTTCTGGCTTCGCCGCTCGCATCGGCGATCAGCGGAACGGAGTATGTGATCGATGGAGGAACGGTGCCAACGGTGTAG
- a CDS encoding tautomerase family protein, with protein sequence MPVFHAHIPKGRFTREQKIAMGNALNMSLVEALDIPKGDRFIMISEHGDDELFIDPTFMEMERSKNAMIVTVMVGAHRPASDKAALMATITRLLERDVGVSPDDVFIALVPVPNENFSFGRGVAQLADIAPRW encoded by the coding sequence ATGCCGGTATTTCACGCACACATTCCTAAAGGGCGCTTCACTCGCGAACAGAAGATCGCGATGGGTAACGCACTCAACATGTCGCTGGTTGAAGCGCTGGACATTCCCAAGGGAGACCGGTTCATCATGATCAGCGAACACGGCGACGATGAACTGTTCATCGATCCCACGTTCATGGAGATGGAGCGAAGCAAGAACGCGATGATCGTGACGGTCATGGTAGGCGCGCATCGACCTGCGTCGGACAAGGCAGCGTTGATGGCGACGATCACGCGTCTGCTGGAGCGGGACGTCGGCGTGTCACCCGACGATGTCTTCATCGCGCTCGTGCCCGTGCCAAACGAGAATTTCTCGTTTGGCCGGGGAGTCGCGCAACTGGCCGATATCGCGCCGAGGTGGTAG
- a CDS encoding alpha/beta hydrolase, giving the protein MISRTEIEFAGEGGITLRGWLFVPAATERRAAISMCHGFAAVKEHGLERFATAFAEAGFVVLVHDHRNFGSSDGTPRQDIDPWAQIADWRRAITWLESRPEVDPARIGIWGSSFSGGHALVLAATDRRVKCVVSQVPTISGFEQVRRRVAPDAMPGWTATVTEDLREQHRGHELRVQAVVSADASVPAAYRSPEAIAFYSQPLAGASWENRVTLRSSFAASMYEPGVWVSRISPTPLLMVIANDDRVTMTDLELEAYERALEPKRLVLVPGHHFDPYDAAFDLASGAAVDWFTLHLADGGAAGRKEI; this is encoded by the coding sequence ATGATCAGCAGGACTGAAATAGAGTTCGCCGGAGAAGGGGGCATCACGTTGCGCGGCTGGCTGTTTGTGCCCGCCGCGACGGAGCGGCGCGCCGCGATATCGATGTGTCACGGATTTGCCGCCGTGAAGGAACACGGCCTCGAACGTTTCGCGACTGCGTTCGCGGAGGCCGGCTTTGTTGTCCTCGTCCACGATCATCGAAACTTTGGTTCGAGCGACGGCACGCCGCGCCAGGATATCGACCCGTGGGCGCAGATCGCCGATTGGCGCCGAGCTATCACGTGGCTTGAGAGCAGGCCCGAAGTGGACCCCGCGCGCATCGGAATCTGGGGCAGCAGTTTTAGCGGTGGACACGCACTGGTGCTTGCCGCGACGGACCGTCGCGTCAAATGCGTCGTTTCGCAGGTTCCGACCATCAGCGGCTTCGAGCAGGTTCGACGCCGCGTCGCGCCCGATGCGATGCCCGGCTGGACTGCCACGGTGACTGAGGATTTGCGTGAGCAGCATCGTGGCCACGAGCTGCGCGTTCAGGCCGTTGTCAGCGCCGACGCGAGCGTGCCTGCCGCTTATCGATCGCCTGAAGCGATTGCATTCTATTCGCAGCCGCTGGCGGGTGCATCGTGGGAAAACCGCGTCACGCTGCGCTCGTCGTTTGCCGCGAGCATGTATGAGCCAGGCGTATGGGTAAGCCGCATCTCGCCGACGCCGCTTCTGATGGTCATTGCGAACGACGATCGCGTGACCATGACCGATCTCGAACTCGAAGCCTACGAACGCGCGCTCGAACCCAAGCGGCTCGTGTTGGTGCCAGGCCATCATTTCGATCCGTACGACGCGGCATTTGATCTCGCGAGCGGAGCCGCCGTGGACTGGTTCACGCTGCATCTCGCCGATGGTGGAGCGGCCGGGCGCAAAGAAATTTAA
- a CDS encoding alpha/beta fold hydrolase, with translation MTAVSDLTNDPDQPPYDALIFIHGFLDNHTVWNDLIAALAPSSVPVIARDLRGAGDRRNEDDACTLAQAVADIVQVFDDMRLSRVALVGHSMGAQIAELVASERAAQVASLTLITPTPLRGNTLPDEVRDLLRESGDDPAVQRQIRVSFSTHLNSDQLDSLTAPHVLMNKATVRQYYDAFTLGDSRGNEPCAYRGPTMVIGAQDDPVITIEQIAAECRERFPATSFRIVAHSGHWPHLEQPAQTAQLLARHLGWATLKPASSAQASPHDYVGASHESR, from the coding sequence ATGACAGCAGTATCCGATCTGACGAATGATCCGGATCAGCCGCCGTACGACGCGCTGATCTTCATTCATGGCTTCCTCGACAATCACACCGTCTGGAATGACCTGATCGCGGCGCTTGCGCCTTCTTCGGTGCCCGTGATCGCGCGCGATCTCCGCGGCGCAGGTGATCGTCGCAATGAAGACGACGCATGCACACTGGCGCAAGCGGTCGCCGATATCGTGCAAGTGTTCGACGACATGCGTTTGTCGCGCGTGGCGCTGGTCGGACACAGCATGGGTGCGCAGATCGCGGAACTCGTCGCCAGTGAACGTGCCGCGCAGGTCGCGTCGTTGACGCTGATCACGCCCACGCCTTTGCGTGGAAACACATTGCCGGACGAAGTACGCGATCTGCTGCGAGAAAGCGGTGACGATCCCGCCGTCCAGCGTCAGATTCGCGTTTCATTCTCGACCCATCTGAACAGCGATCAACTCGATTCACTGACCGCGCCCCACGTATTGATGAACAAGGCCACCGTTCGCCAGTATTACGATGCGTTCACGCTCGGCGATTCGCGTGGCAATGAACCGTGCGCGTATCGTGGCCCGACCATGGTGATCGGCGCCCAGGACGACCCTGTGATCACGATCGAGCAGATCGCTGCCGAATGCCGTGAGCGCTTCCCGGCAACGAGTTTTCGCATCGTCGCTCACTCCGGTCACTGGCCGCATCTGGAGCAGCCGGCGCAGACGGCACAACTTCTCGCGCGACACCTTGGATGGGCAACGCTCAAACCAGCTTCGTCCGCGCAAGCGTCACCGCACGACTACGTCGGTGCCTCGCACGAAAGCCGCTGA
- a CDS encoding MarR family winged helix-turn-helix transcriptional regulator encodes MAIQKELLEDIDGRCNCLAARKASRYLTAAYDQALAPADLRATQFSILYKLAKDGPLTIGDLAAAMAMDRTTLSTNLKPLERDGLIEMVPGQDRRVRMVVITDAGVARYRTALPMWQAVQQEFEGNYGEKRAVALRNALRNVLNSGFSPWADGEGATAKD; translated from the coding sequence ATGGCAATCCAAAAGGAACTGCTGGAAGATATCGATGGGCGTTGCAATTGTCTTGCGGCGCGCAAGGCGTCCCGGTATCTGACAGCGGCATATGACCAGGCTCTCGCGCCCGCGGACCTGCGCGCCACGCAGTTCTCGATTCTCTACAAGCTCGCCAAAGACGGACCGCTCACGATTGGCGATCTGGCCGCCGCCATGGCGATGGATCGCACGACGCTTTCTACGAACCTGAAACCGCTGGAACGGGACGGGCTCATCGAAATGGTCCCCGGGCAGGATCGCCGCGTGAGGATGGTCGTGATTACAGACGCAGGTGTTGCGCGCTATCGCACGGCGCTTCCGATGTGGCAGGCGGTTCAGCAGGAATTCGAAGGAAACTACGGCGAAAAACGTGCAGTCGCGTTGCGCAACGCTTTGCGCAACGTGTTGAATAGCGGATTCAGCCCCTGGGCCGACGGCGAAGGCGCTACCGCTAAAGACTAG
- a CDS encoding nuclear transport factor 2 family protein, giving the protein MKHPHIVEACRKAFSGFELNDKTDLVALLDDDVVFEFSDSLPYGGTYEGKQEFLAFWKHVYEKWETFTYDARAVLEADDYVIVPVLTRAKALNGYLMENEHLFLFKVRDGRIVHGRLYADTARGRDILEDKPPKRYPKLILN; this is encoded by the coding sequence ATGAAGCACCCCCATATCGTCGAGGCATGCCGGAAAGCGTTCAGCGGATTCGAGCTCAACGACAAGACCGACCTCGTTGCCTTACTTGACGACGATGTCGTCTTCGAGTTCTCCGACTCCCTGCCCTATGGCGGAACCTACGAGGGAAAGCAGGAGTTTCTAGCCTTCTGGAAGCACGTTTACGAGAAGTGGGAGACTTTCACTTACGACGCCAGAGCGGTCCTTGAAGCAGACGATTACGTCATCGTCCCTGTCCTGACGCGGGCAAAAGCGCTCAACGGTTATCTGATGGAAAACGAACATCTGTTTCTGTTCAAGGTCCGGGACGGCCGGATCGTTCACGGACGCCTCTACGCCGATACCGCGCGAGGACGCGACATTCTGGAAGACAAGCCGCCGAAGCGCTATCCGAAGCTGATCCTTAATTAA
- a CDS encoding LysR family transcriptional regulator — MDRFLSIEAFVRVAETSSFAEASRQLGVTSSVVTNRIQQLERFVNAPLFHRSTRHVRLSEVGEAFYRECAEVVGRVNDLTDQMRELRATPTGRLRIQMLPGFALGHFGAVLGEFNRRYPGIQLDIIVNDRVVDPIEEGFDVAFQVFPAISESLIERRLFTVRRLFCAAPSYLEEHGAPQHPRELLQHTTALYSGYPSRNHWTMTRGDEVFEMELPGMIRSNSVHLLRDYALTGGGVVCLPTLVASAPLLDGSLVPVLADYALSPLNFAAVYPATQRQALKVKALVEFLVDWLGTEPGWDVPLIERGWVR, encoded by the coding sequence ATGGATCGTTTTCTGAGTATCGAGGCTTTCGTGCGGGTTGCGGAAACGAGCAGCTTCGCCGAGGCATCACGACAACTCGGCGTGACCAGTTCGGTCGTGACGAACCGCATCCAGCAACTGGAGCGCTTCGTCAACGCCCCATTGTTTCACCGCAGCACGCGGCACGTGCGCCTCTCTGAAGTCGGTGAGGCGTTCTACCGAGAATGTGCGGAGGTGGTGGGGCGCGTCAACGATCTGACCGACCAGATGCGCGAATTGCGCGCTACGCCCACAGGGCGGCTGCGTATCCAGATGCTGCCGGGTTTCGCGTTGGGTCATTTCGGCGCGGTGTTGGGGGAATTCAACCGGCGCTATCCCGGCATCCAGCTCGACATCATCGTGAACGACCGCGTAGTCGATCCCATCGAAGAGGGCTTCGATGTCGCGTTCCAGGTATTTCCCGCTATCTCGGAGTCGTTGATCGAACGGCGGCTCTTTACCGTGAGGCGGCTCTTTTGTGCCGCGCCTTCATACCTCGAAGAGCACGGCGCGCCGCAGCATCCTCGCGAATTGCTGCAGCACACGACGGCGCTCTATTCGGGCTATCCATCGCGCAATCACTGGACGATGACGCGCGGCGACGAGGTCTTCGAAATGGAGCTGCCCGGCATGATCCGCTCGAACTCTGTGCATCTGCTGCGCGACTATGCGCTGACGGGCGGCGGTGTCGTGTGTTTGCCCACGCTGGTGGCGAGCGCGCCGCTGCTCGACGGCTCGCTCGTCCCCGTTCTGGCTGACTATGCGCTATCGCCTTTGAACTTCGCGGCCGTGTATCCGGCTACGCAACGCCAGGCGCTCAAGGTGAAGGCGCTGGTGGAGTTTCTGGTGGACTGGCTCGGCACTGAGCCCGGCTGGGATGTGCCGTTGATCGAGCGTGGCTGGGTGCGCTAG